ATAACTCTAGCTCCACCTACTAATTCTCCCTTTTTTACAGAGTAGTTATTAGGTAAAGTAGCAAAAGATATCTCCCCTAGCATATTTAACTCTAGAAGATTTTCACTATCAACTTTTAAAATCCCGTCACATTCAGCTCTAAAGTTTATCTTTCCCTCTTTTATCTCGTCATCGGTATATATATTTTCTCCTTTTCCTAATTCACCTAGAATTACAGCAGCTTCATTTTCATGTACTCCCTTATCTCCTAGCTCAAAAACATATATATGATCCTTTCCTAGACTAAGAAGTTTTGGAATATCCTCCTCTTTTATAATATGCCCTTTTTTAAAAGCTCTTCCCTTAAATTCCCCTGGAAGAATCTGAGTTATATCATGCTGAAGTACATACCCAACAGCATCAACTGTTTTTATTTTCTTCATATATTATCCCTTTCTTTTTTAAATAAATAATTATAAACTATCATTATAGTAAAACTTATCAATAAAATCACAGCTAAGAAAAAGTTCGCTGTCTGTGTATCTCCACTCTCAGAAGCTGAATAGATTGCCATAGATATAGTTTGAGTTTTCCCAGGAATATTTCCCGCCAACATAAGTGTTGCTCCAAACTCTCCCATAGCTCTTCCAAAGGATAAAACCATTCCAGCTAAAATATTTTTCTTTATAAGTGGAAGTGTAATTAATCTTAAAATTTGAAGCTCACTAGCTCCACACTCTCGCCCAGCTTCAAAATATACTGGATTTAGAGAGGCAATCCCTGTTTTAACACTATTATACATAAGTGGTAGTGATACCATAAAGGCTGTAATTATTCCAGCCCACCATGAAAAGATTACCGATATATTGAAATATTTATATAGGATTGCCCCTATTATCCCTCTCTTTCCAAGAATTAAAATAAGGATATACCCTAATACACTTGGTGAAAGGAATAGTGAGAAATTTATAAACATCTCAGATATACTCTTTACTTTTGAATTTGCTCTCTCTAACAACCATACTAATAAAATAGATACAATAGTTACTATCAATGTTGAGATTATTGCTATTTTTAAAGTTAATAAAATTATATTTAAGTTTAAACTTGTCATAACTAATCTGCCATCTCAAAACCATATTTCTTATACAGTTTTTTAGCTGTTTCTGAATTTAAATAATTATATAGTTCTACTACATTCTCATTTGCTCTATCCTTTATAACTCCATAACTATATATGATAGGAGTATGTAAATTTTCAGGTACTGTATAAACTATTTCACTATTTTTTAAAACCCTTGCATCTGTCTTATAGATAAGAGAATAATCCACTTCATATAAATCTACATATTGGGCAGCACTTCTCACATCTTTGGCATATACTATATCCTTTTGAACCTTATCCCAAATTCCATAGTTTATAAAAGCTTCTTTGGAATACTTTCCAGCAGGAACACTTTCTGGAATACCTATAGCTATACTACTTCCAACTAACTTATCTAAAGAATCTATATTACTTCTTCCAGCCACAACAAGTCTATTCTTTAAAATATCCTTTTGATACTCTTTATCTATAAATCCTTTGTTATCTAAATCTTTTAAGTCTTTTTGTGAAGCAAAGAATACTAAATCAACTGGTGCCCCGGCTACAATCTGATTTTTCAAAGCTCCAGAACCACCTAAATTAAGATTTATCTTTATATCTTTATTTTCATTCTGAAATTTCCCAGTCAGCTCCCCCATTACCTCTTTTAGACTAGCTGCTGCACTTACTGTTATCTCCTCTTTTGAAAAAGATAATGAAGAGAGTGTTAACATACCAATTAAAGTTTTTAGTATGATTTTTTTCATCTCATCACCCCGTATTTTAATATTTATCTAAATAGATGATAACAAATTTACTAAAAAATTTCAAGATTTATTGATATTTTATGGTATAATTGAATTAATAATAAAACTACTAGTGAGGTGAAATTATGTTCAAAGTTGCTATTGTATGTATGAGTGATAAAGGTTCTAAAGGTGAAAGAGAGGATATATCTACACAAGTTATAGAAAGAATTATGATTGAAAATGGATATGAAGTAAGTGAAAAAGTTTTAATTCCTGATGAATTTCAATTAATAAAAGAGACACTTATAAATCTATGTGATAATAATTTAGTTGATTTAATTCTTACTACTGGTGGAACAGGATTTTCAAAAAGAGATGTAACACCAGAAGCTACAGAGGAGGTTATTGAAAAAAGAGTTCCAGGTATTCCTGAAGCTATGAGAGCTTACTCTTTAACTATTACAAAGAGAGCTATGCTTTCTAGAGCCACTGCTGGTATCAGAAAAAATACCCTTATTATAAATATGCCAGGAAGTCCGAAGGCTGTTGAAGAGTCTCTTAACTACATAGTTTCAGAGTTAAAACATGGACTAGAAATAATGGTTGGTTCTGCTAGTGATTGTGCTAGAAAATAATCTTAAAAAATAAAGAGCAAGTGGTTTAGCTTGCTCTTTTATTTACTCTTTAATTACTATTTTTTAATCTCTCAAAGCTAGTGGCATAAGAATATAGATATAGTCATCATTTCCTATCTCTTTTACCTCAAACATAGATGAGGCATTATTTCCACTAATAATTACATTGTCTGATATATTATCAATATACTCAGATAAAAATTTACAGTTCAGAGAAGCCTTAAAGTCATCTCCTTCTTTTAGCATATTTACTTTTTGATTTATCTTTGCTCTACCAGAGAAGGCATTGATAACCATCATCTTTCCTGTAAAGTTAAATATTGCTCCAAACTTAGCATCTAAACTTGTCTTTGCTACAGTGATTACTCTTTTTATAGCACTTCTTAATTCATCTCTATTAAATTCCATCTTCTTTTCAAAAGCTGAAATTCTAAGAATTGTTTTGAAATCTGGATATTGAAGCCCTATTGTCTTACTTGAAAAATAAGAGTTTTCCCATGTTATAACCAAAGTATCTCCACTATAACCTATATTGATATCTTTATTATAATCTTTTAATAGTTTGCAAAGAGTATTTATAGTTTCCATAGG
This window of the Candidatus Fusobacterium pullicola genome carries:
- the modB gene encoding molybdate ABC transporter permease subunit, encoding MTSLNLNIILLTLKIAIISTLIVTIVSILLVWLLERANSKVKSISEMFINFSLFLSPSVLGYILILILGKRGIIGAILYKYFNISVIFSWWAGIITAFMVSLPLMYNSVKTGIASLNPVYFEAGRECGASELQILRLITLPLIKKNILAGMVLSFGRAMGEFGATLMLAGNIPGKTQTISMAIYSASESGDTQTANFFLAVILLISFTIMIVYNYLFKKERDNI
- a CDS encoding MogA/MoaB family molybdenum cofactor biosynthesis protein — encoded protein: MFKVAIVCMSDKGSKGEREDISTQVIERIMIENGYEVSEKVLIPDEFQLIKETLINLCDNNLVDLILTTGGTGFSKRDVTPEATEEVIEKRVPGIPEAMRAYSLTITKRAMLSRATAGIRKNTLIINMPGSPKAVEESLNYIVSELKHGLEIMVGSASDCARK
- the modA gene encoding molybdate ABC transporter substrate-binding protein, which produces MKKIILKTLIGMLTLSSLSFSKEEITVSAAASLKEVMGELTGKFQNENKDIKINLNLGGSGALKNQIVAGAPVDLVFFASQKDLKDLDNKGFIDKEYQKDILKNRLVVAGRSNIDSLDKLVGSSIAIGIPESVPAGKYSKEAFINYGIWDKVQKDIVYAKDVRSAAQYVDLYEVDYSLIYKTDARVLKNSEIVYTVPENLHTPIIYSYGVIKDRANENVVELYNYLNSETAKKLYKKYGFEMAD